AAAAAGGCCAGTTttagtttctattaaaatttaaattaattcatttatgtTCACGATTTGAGTAATGTCTTGTTAAGTAGCatgaatttataaaagaaataaatcaagCCTGCAAATTTAGATTAATATAATCACTCATTTTCCACTAATTACAAGGTCAACTGGTGCGATGAACAGACATCTAAATAATTCGCACCTTGTGCAATGCATCTAGTTGTGGCGTAGAGAGACATTCACAAGTGTTAACAGGCTCACCAACTCATGACTCTAATGGAATATCCCGTAACGAACATGCGATTCTCACAGCAACATTAAGGGAAATTctcatctttttttaattatgagtaaaaaaaaaaggactgcCAATTCACGAGTGGGATTATTCCAGTTCAAAAACAGATTCATGAAACGGGGAACTATTTTTTTGTCTGGCTTTCCATCTATGTTCATTTTGCACCCTTTTGTGTTTTCGGTGTCCACATGATTTTTCCTAATTGGGCTGCAACCTAACATGCCCAGAAATTGCCCAAAACCCAGAGATTTCCTTCCAAATCAGGCCCATCCAAATAATGGAGGGAAAACAACGGGGCCAATggattaaaaggaaaaaatttatatttggaGGGAAAACTATCAACACCTCCCCCATTTCCATCCTTCCTCAATTAAATGCTGATTTGCCATTCCTCATTAGTCCCACATTACCCCCCAAAGCACGAAGCTTGGAATTTACCGTCCTACCCCTCTTTTCGAGCCCAAtcccacaaaaataaatattttcatccaaTCATAATAACATAATATAATACTTCACGCGCgaattaaaaagtaaattgaaaaattatcatgaTTCTAAATTTATAATCACACAATACAATACTTCGCGCGCAAATTAAAAAGCCGTTATGGCCCTAGACTCGAGCCTAGGAGGAGGTAATTTGGCGCCAAAATCCTAACGGCCGGGGGTTTCGGTTAAACCAAAGTTAGTAACTTGTCTTTGTGCCTGGGACATGCAATGCTTCGAACTGAGTTTGGGTTTACTAAGCTTTTGAGATAGTTTCACAATTACCCAAcagaattgcaaaaaaaaaaaaaaaaaaaattggtagaATTCCAGTCCAAAATACAACGTTTGAGCGTTAAACTTAAAAACACTCTTTAGTCTTTTGCAGGGCTGTCTTTGTCTTATTAGTAAAATCCCCCCAAAACGATGCTCCCTCTTTAAAcccaacttctctctctctctctgcccgtttctctttctctctctcaattctcttccCCGAATTCTCGTCAATCCGTCCGGCCCCAGCAGGTTTCTGCCCGCCGATTCGCGCTCCACCGTCGCCGGATCGTCCCGCCGCTGCGACATTCTGCCGGGGGCCGCCGGTGAGAGCTCGGTCGGTGCCCGTCGCCTCCGATTCTGATCCCTCTGTCTTGCCGTGAtccttctttgcttcttcttcgttttttcttttgccgTTGTTTTTGGTTTGGAATTGTGCCTCCGTTTCACGTTTTGGGTTTCCTTTTGCCGTGATAGGGCAGTGACGGGCATCGCGCTGGGGAGTGATTCGCTGATCGCGCTGGTTGCTGGGGCGGGAGTCGTGTTTTTTCCGCGGTTTCCGTGCCGCACATGGCGGGATTGCCGTGAAATTGGAGCCGGGTTTTCTCGAGGGTGGGTGGTTTTTTAGGTTGGGGAAGATGAGGGAAGGTTTGAGATCAGGGAAGTCGCTGGCGAAACCGGAGGGAGATGGCCTTTTGTCCGGGGAAGTGCTTGTTCGGAAGGAGCTGGTTGACGTGGTGCCGAAAGGCGATGACTTGGGTGGTGGGGAAGCGCCGGCTTTGGCGTCGGACAATGCGGAGGCATGTGAGGAGTCGCTGGTCCCATCGGAAGATGGAGCCATTTTGAGCGACAAGGTAGTGGTGTCGGGGAGCGAATGCGGTGAGGTTGCGTTGACAGGTGAAGGTCCGTGCAACGGTGCATTGGAGAATAGCAGGAAAAGGAGTTGGGAGAGTTGGGGAGAAGGGACTCAGTGTGATGAGCCGATTAAGAAGATTGTGAAGGAGGAACCTGTAGACGGTGGAGTGGACTTCGTGGGACGAGTTTTGCGGTCAGGGACTGTTGTTGGTATTGGTGTTGGAAAAGAAGgtgcaaagaaaaagaagagagctgCCGTGGTtcagaaaaagagaagaggaggtCATGGGTTTGAGACCGTCAGTGCGCAGGCCGGAGAGGATGGGGCTTCTGATTTGGTTGAGCCATCCTTACAGAATTTGAAGCGGAAGCGCGGCAGGCCACCtaaggggaagaaaggaaagatgcTTGGATTGAGAAAAAGTGAAAGGATTTCAAAAACCAAACATAGTGTGAAGCAGACTTCGCCTGTCGGTAGTCCAAGCAAAGGTAGGAGGTCAAATGGGAATAAATATGAGGTAAAGAACATATCGCCATCTAAAAAGGGTAAATGCGCGGACATTGAATGGGGTGAAAATGTGCTTTTATCAGGGTCGAGTTCGAAGTCAGTGAAAAGTAGTTACAATGAGCAGAGTGTGACCAAAGGActgaaaccaaaaaaagatgGAGAAGCAGGACTAACTAGACGTAGACAAAAGAATTTAGTGAGAGACCGAATAGTTGATTTGCTCATCAGCGCGGGTTGGACAATTGATTACAGGCCtaggcaaagaagaaaatacaaCGATGCTGTTTATGTGAGCCCTGATGGAAAAACTCACTGGTCGGTGACCTTGGCTTATAATGTTCTTAAAAGGCGTTATGAGGCTGGTGATGCTGAATCTAAGGCTTACAAGGCTGGCTTTGTGTTCTCACCTATACCAGAGGAAGAACTTAGTATACTAAACAAGGTAATGACgaagaaaaggaagggaaagaaGGATAGTAGTAGAACTGATGGAGCaattaagaagaagaagcacaaaggaaaatttggatttggtTCAAGTGCAAATGAATGGTTCCAAGCGAAAAGTAGAGGAAAAGTTTTCCTAtctggaaaggaaaaaatgagtGGGGCAACTCGAAAAGGAACTCCATTGTTGAATGGGAATCGCAAACGACGAAAGACGCAAAACAGAAAGAGATGTGCTCTGTTGGCCCGCAACTCTGAGGGGACGCAACCAGATTCTGAAAATTATGTTCTTTACAGTGGCAAACGGACTATATTGGCATGGATGATCGATCTGGGCGCTGTCCTAGATAAAGGAAAGGTCCAGTACCTGCATCTGGAGAAGACACAAGCAAAGCTTGGGGGTACAATCACAAGAGATGGTATTCATTGTGACTGCTGTGGTGAGGCGATCACAGTTTCTGAATTTGAAGCTCATGCAGGCAGCAAGCTTGGCCGGCCACTTGAAAACATATATTTGGAGAATGGAATGTCTCTGTTGCAGTGCCTGCTGGACTTTTGGAAAAAGCAGGAGAAATCTGGGCAGAAATGGTTCCATTATATAGACGTTGATGGAGATGATCCTAATGATGACACTTGTGGCATCTGTGGAGATGGAGGGAACTTGGTTTGCTGTGATGGTTGCCCATCGACATTTCATCAAAGCTGTTTAGATATACAAGTATGTTTGCAGACtgtattttctcaaatttcttttcccttgtGCTAGTTACATTCTTGTGCATGATCAATgatctttttggtactttcccaTCTGTACCTTTTCCTTTATGTGTATTTAATGCATGCTTCCATTTCATGACAAGAACTTTTCCACCTTCATGCTGGTTAGCTTAATCACACATAGGTTTGGTTGATGACTGATGACCTAATCGTGCTGTTGGATATTTATGTTTTGACGTGATAGGATAATTTAACCATGTCTATGTTGTTAACGTTGTTTTGACTTGATAGGATAATTTATGATGTACGGCTGCTAAGTCGGCACTCTGTACACTTGAGTTTCTATTAGGTTTCTGTTAGTTCCCACCCTTTCTCATGTTCAAGTATCGTGTCATTTTGCATGCCATCTGCTGTATATGCTGCTGTAGAAGGTTTTGCTCACTTCagcattttattttatcttggaTAATCTAGAATCAAATTTGttattataatgaaaatttACTTATCCTTCTGTTTTTGTTACAGAAGTTCCCTTCAGATGATTGGCATTGTTTATATTGCTCTTGCAAATACTGTGGAACAATTGGTGAGAGTACAAAAGAAAAGTATGGCGATGAAGCTACAATGTTTTCTGCATTATTCAAATGCCAGTTATGCGAGGAAAAATGTAATCATATTGTCTCTGTGTACGCTCTTTTTGTCGATTGGCTCAGCATTTTAATGACTTATGTTATTGCAGATCACAGCTCATGTGTACTTGCGGAGGATGCAGTTGAGGATGTTGAGATGTTGTCATCCTTTTGTGGCAAGAGCTGTCAGAAAGtactttatttcctttttcttccatttaagTAAACATGCTAGGAGAGTCAATTCTACTTGCATCAGCATCGCCCGTAATTTTTAATGCATGCAATGCAACTCTTTTTATAGTTGTTTTGAACTTGAGATCTAATTCAttctttatttgcttaaaatgaATCCCCCACCATCTGTTTTAGAAGTCCACAAAGTTAGCTCAATTCGACTGTGCAAGGTGATGAGTAAAACAATTTCCAAAATAGTCTTGCATTGTTTGTGTAAACTGCAATTAATGTGGTACAGTTATGAAAAGGATATACTGGAATTGATTTGTGCTCACATGTGAGCCCtgtgttttattttattcattaattatTATCATTCAAGAAATTCCAGTATTTCTGATTGAGAAAAATGATGACTATGACATTTTTGCGTCTTACGTATCTTCTGTATATTGGTTGTCTGTTTTATGTTATATTTATATACCATGTCTGGAGATGAATTGTGAGCTGCTCGTATGCCAGCTATATGAAGATGTTGGGATGCTTCTGGTGTGAAACATGAACTGGAGGAAGGATATTCATTTACTCTTGTGCATCGTTCTTTTATGGACATAGACATCTCTTCCACTGAAATATCAAGGAAGGTTGAATGCAGTTCCAAGGTAGCCGTTGCGCTGTCCGTAATGGATGAGTGTTTTTTGCCTGTTCCCGACCACAGAAGTGGGGTCGATATGATCCATAACATTCTCTACAATTGTGGGTAAGAATGGCAAGCTTTATCTGAATTTGTATTCGACTAAATTTAGCATGCTTATCTGAATTAATCAGGTAAttagtttcattttttgtaagaAGGTCAGGGATAGTTCCTAATGTTGTGGATTTTGTGCTTTAAGAAGTGTCACTCATGTTCAAGTATGTCCTGAAGGTTCAGTTTTCCGGTGATTGTTTAAATTCTATGCACAAGTGGGAAATCAAGAATCTGTTCGTAGATTGAGGATGTCAGAATGTCACATTGAAAAGGTTAATCGAATTAAGTGAAAGCTACATGTAAGTAAGGTTGAAACAAATGTTGCACCAAGTAATATGAAATACCTTTTTATACCCTCTTCGATGCAAATCAGACAAAGATGGCTTGTGGAATTGATGAAATAGGGTATAAAATAGGCAAGAATCACGAGTGAAATGAAGCATTAAAGAATTGAAAttaggctttgataccatgttagaaTGTTAAACTCAAAAGTTTGTTCTTGGTGGAGCGAGGCTCACGTGTAACGTGCCACGACAAATCCTGTGGACATGTGATGTGGGATACTTAAACAGACTAATTACCTTTAAAGTGGTTCATTACATGGATATAATCGATCATCTTCTaaagagattttgaaaaaagGAACAGGAAAAGCATGAATACCTCTTCTTTTATAAgagctttttatttttcacagcCTGGCTTGTCAGTGCCTAGCTTTACCCCATGGCGTGGATGAGAAATTGATTATGCGAATTTACTCCTTCCGCTTAAGTACAACATGTGAGCCAAATAGGATCATGGCTGTGACCTTAGGTAACCATACATGAAGAGTGCATTGAATGTAATGCTTTCACAGAACCGTATATCATACAATAGAAATCGAAtatcctttcttttatttttagataGTGAATGGCCATTTTCCTTCTATTTCATACTATTCACTAGTACTGTTCATTGACATGGCCAATTTCTTTCCCTTCTATTTTATTAGTGGTGATACAAACAAGTCCTTTTATTGTTTCTGTGTGCCTTTTCGTGCTTAATTTAGCTTTATGATTTCTTACTGATAAAACCTGCAATGATTTGAATTTGCAAGCATGGCTGTTGATTATactcttcctttctttcacgatcctttttgtacttttcttttgcccACTCATATACTCtgtgctttttatttttggaatagagaCAACATGGTGGCTTTGTGGTCATGTTCTGAGGCTTGTCCCTCAAAAATTAGATTCCTCCTTATTTTGTGGTGGTTGCAGGgttttaaattgacaaaatactTTTAGGTTCATTCCTCTGCTTTTCTGATGTGACTGTTGGAGTCTCGTGCTTTCTTTGATTGTAGAACTAAGGCAGCTTATATGATTCCTTTGCTTTCTGATGTGACCGTTGGAGTCTCAAGCTTTCCCCTTTTTTACACTGCTCACCTTGTATCTGATACATTTATCAGGAGGATGTTTACAATCTCCTTCCAGTATTATTGCCAATATATTTGATGTATACTAAAACTGAGAATGTCATCCCCAGGTCAAATTTCAGTCGGCTAGATTTTAGTGGCTTCTATACAATAATTTTAGAGAAGGGGGAAGAGATGATAGCTGCAGCATCAATCAGGTAAGTTTTGGCTGACTTAACTCATTTCAGCTATCATGAGCGTTCTTTGTCTTAGTAATTGACAATACTTTTGTCTATTTGATGGTTTGTGGGCATTGAAGAGAAGTCAATACCCTGCAGATTTTATCACTCTGTATTAAAACATTGCAATTGGGACTACTTAACCTCTGGATGATGCTGAAGTTTGCATATCTGGCATGTGATTTGCATGGAACCAGTGTTAGTTTGTGATGTGATATCTATGGCATCATATTCTGCATGAGGTCTTTTCTATAATTCCGACCAATCAAGGAGACCTGTACATGGTACTAGATATTAATAAATGCAGGTGTATGGAATAAGGGAAGATTTACAATTTAGCCAAGAATATAATGCCTGAAAGGGAAGTCTTCATTTGGTGGAGGTATAGATGGAATGCACGGATAAGTTGACTGATTTGCTCTTTTGAAATATTGATTTAGAATGTTTTTTACTTCCACCTCAATATAAAATGGCATCACCCTTTTgcaattgcaaaattttgtagTTGTCCCTTGTAGCACGTTTAAAATTAATGTAGAATCAAGCATTCTCTTCATATGTATTTTGGTCATTTCTGCTTGGCTGCATTTTACTTGATGATTTGCTTCCAGTGTAACTCTTTAAAATAAATGATGGTTGCTTTGATTGTTGTCTTATGTCGTGATCAAAACTTGCTCGGTCAAAGTGCTCAATGCTGGTAAAACTTGCTGGAATCAGAGAAGTTATTGGTTTGTCTGCTGATGTGTGTGTTTGAGTTTCTTACTCTGTCTATTGACTGTTTTTTACCACATGATTTAGGATCCACGGGAAACAATTAGCAGAGATGCCATTTATTGGGACCCGTTATATGTATCGGCGTCAAGGAATGTGCCGTCGGCTGCTAAAAGCAATTGAATCTGTGAGCTTTTACATTGCAGTTCAACTGGTTGCTTGTTTTCACATACATGCAATTTGGTCGATGCATTTTAGAAACATGTTTTTAAGTTGTTATGAGAAGTATTACATAAATTTTTAGGACTCTGGATTTCTTGCAATGACTCTTTGTTTGTCTTGAGAATTTGgtaattcgatttttaactactggttttcaaagttttagaattttggAATCCGTTGGTATGATCAGTAGCATTATCCTCTGTTGTAATATGACACTTTACAGACTTATCGGTTAATAACAGTCTGTTGTAGTTGAGAAAGATTTTGCTTTCCACAGTGTTGCTTGATGACCATTTCTATCACATGCATAGCCACGCTTGAAGGGGTTGTGGGGGTTGGGGCTTGGGGGTGGGGTCGAAAGGATAGCTGTTAATGTTAACGTGTAAGTAGTCACATGGTTTGCTACACATATGCATATATTTTTGTGCTCTCTAATGTCAATCAGAATGAAAATAATGGCCAACTAGGTAAATTTGGAGTTCTTGATGTCAGAACCCTCTTTATCAATACGTAACTACATAGAGTAATTTATTTGTTTGGCCCCTTTTTGGTCCGCCCTGTCTTTATGCAATTTAAATGACAAATGAATTGTTGAAGCACTGTTCCTGATCCATGTAACATTTTATGGGATCACTGAAAACGGTTTTGGACAGTCGTTGATGATTGGTTGATAATCAATGTTAGTTAAATATGCTTTGATACAGTTCATAAGTTTGCTCCAGTGGAACTGAgttgttgttttttattttccatgtaaaaTGTTTCACAGGAGATGCACTTGTGTGGTTGTGAACCTACATGACTTTTCGTTCTAGTTTATTGTATCATACTTGAGTAATCTTTTATGATTAACTTTCTGCAAGTGAAAATTTCAGGTTTTGGGCTCTTTAAAGGTTCAAAAGTTGGTCATACCTGCAATTTCTGAACTCAAGGAAACGTGGACCTCTGTATTCGGTTTTGAGCCAATGGACGTGTCACTTAAGAAAAGCTTAAGAAGGATGAATATTTTGGTGTTCCCTGGGGTAGATATGTTGCAGAAGCCGTTGTTGAATCATCATAATGCTGAAGAAAAAGCAGTTTTTCCTATAGGTAATTTTTAGGTttatatgaataaaaatgaattatttcttttcaaataaattgcaGGGATCATGCTTTATGAGGCAAGAACAAGTCCTGATGTGcccttgcttttcttttgctagATCTGAATGCAACTTGTGAAGATACTTCTCCTGATGTGAACACAATGGAAGGAACAACTTCTCCTGTTATTAATGTGATGGAAGGAACACCGCCGACAGCCCCTTATGAGCATGATATTATCAATGGCGCACCTACTGTTGATAAATCTACTTTGCTCTTAGACAGTTCGCTAAATGATACATCTGACATAACAAGTGACAGTGTTGACTTCTCATATtgtttggaagagaaaaaagagttgGCCCAATTAGGCGAGTCAGATGAGTCTCATGTTACTGCGGAGAGGAAGAATGTTCCCCCAAACACTGTTCCCTCTGCATCTGACAATAAGCACCATGTTTTGGAGATTGATCTCAATCAGAATGAAAGAGAATATTTGGTGAATGATTTGGCCCATTTAGATGAGCCTTATGACTCTGCAGAGAGGAAGAATGCTGCCGTAAACACACTGCCTTCTGCAACTGATAATTTTATTCATCTTTTAGAGACTAATCTCAATCAGAACGAGAGAAAAGCTTTGGCCCAATTAGATGAGCCTTATGATACTGCGGACAGGAAGGCTGTTCCCCTGAGTGCTATGCCTTCTGCATCTGACAATTTTACCcatctttcagagactgatctCAATCATAATGGTAAATGCGGTTTGTTTCTTCCAACCATGTATATTGCAACTTTGAAAGTGGATGCCAAACTGCATGCTGACTCAGGCCATTCATGTGCAG
This region of Eucalyptus grandis isolate ANBG69807.140 chromosome 8, ASM1654582v1, whole genome shotgun sequence genomic DNA includes:
- the LOC104456987 gene encoding LOW QUALITY PROTEIN: uncharacterized protein LOC104456987 (The sequence of the model RefSeq protein was modified relative to this genomic sequence to represent the inferred CDS: inserted 1 base in 1 codon); the protein is MREGLRSGKSLAKPEGDGLLSGEVLVRKELVDVVPKGDDLGGGEAPALASDNAEACEESLVPSEDGAILSDKVVVSGSECGEVALTGEGPCNGALENSRKRSWESWGEGTQCDEPIKKIVKEEPVDGGVDFVGRVLRSGTVVGIGVGKEGAKKKKRAAVVQKKRRGGHGFETVSAQAGEDGASDLVEPSLQNLKRKRGRPPKGKKGKMLGLRKSERISKTKHSVKQTSPVGSPSKGRRSNGNKYEVKNISPSKKGKCADIEWGENVLLSGSSSKSVKSSYNEQSVTKGLKPKKDGEAGLTRRRQKNLVRDRIVDLLISAGWTIDYRPRQRRKYNDAVYVSPDGKTHWSVTLAYNVLKRRYEAGDAESKAYKAGFVFSPIPEEELSILNKVMTKKRKGKKDSSRTDGAIKKKKHKGKFGFGSSANEWFQAKSRGKVFLSGKEKMSGATRKGTPLLNGNRKRRKTQNRKRCALLARNSEGTQPDSENYVLYSGKRTILAWMIDLGAVLDKGKVQYLHLEKTQAKLGGTITRDGIHCDCCGEAITVSEFEAHAGSKLGRPLENIYLENGMSLLQCLLDFWKKQEKSGQKWFHYIDVDGDDPNDDTCGICGDGGNLVCCDGCPSTFHQSCLDIQKFPSDDWHCLYCSCKYCGTIGESTKEKYGDEATMFSALFKCQLCEEKYHSSCVLAEDAVEDVEMLSSFCGKSCQKLYEDVGMLXGVKHELEEGYSFTLVHRSFMDIDISSTEISRKVECSSKVAVALSVMDECFLPVPDHRSGVDMIHNILYNCGSNFSRLDFSGFYTIILEKGEEMIAAASIRIHGKQLAEMPFIGTRYMYRRQGMCRRLLKAIESVLGSLKVQKLVIPAISELKETWTSVFGFEPMDVSLKKSLRRMNILVFPGVDMLQKPLLNHHNAEEKAVFPIDLNATCEDTSPDVNTMEGTTSPVINVMEGTPPTAPYEHDIINGAPTVDKSTLLLDSSLNDTSDITSDSVDFSYCLEEKKELAQLGESDESHVTAERKNVPPNTVPSASDNKHHVLEIDLNQNEREYLVNDLAHLDEPYDSAERKNAAVNTLPSATDNFIHLLETNLNQNERKALAQLDEPYDTADRKAVPLSAMPSASDNFTHLSETDLNHNESCSITKRADFVDYFAPEERAQIVDTDVDVDVDRKSNPTGGYPISHTAHSEESSRHVDTEKQESASANGFICSGGTFHDTRDEMLSTAECLSYSDGKILLDELKSSEGVQQVSFAHSVGCTPSKRSCDQILEVMHSSPSNGVCPSADEESKVVANVSFAVPPVDCNASPCQANGLVAYQGMVGSDCVHVWNQESCEASKSGSEKPRLLSPTSNGHGMSCEVVPDSNKQPVDGVH